A genomic stretch from Erigeron canadensis isolate Cc75 chromosome 9, C_canadensis_v1, whole genome shotgun sequence includes:
- the LOC122582838 gene encoding NAC domain-containing protein 90-like, producing the protein MEGDDEEVVTTPGFRFYPTEEELITFYLKNKILHGGGSTSSTALLQHIDRVIPQLHVYDFYPWDLPQYAGERCQGDPEQWFFFIPRQEKEARGGRPSRLTSSGYWKATGSPSFVYSSSNRAIGIKRTMVFYNGRAPTGTKTTWKMNEYKAFQESTIVSTNTNQKPELMEEFSLCRVYVRSNSLRAFDRRPGVAMMNEQLLVPQLIQNNDEHHATTSTSSIPPSVLERTMSSSDHSYNSSEDQTIDHSHLPMESTVDQSSWDWEDIKRWF; encoded by the exons ATGGAGGGAGATGATGAAGAAGTGGTGACGACGCCGGGATTCAGATTCTACCCGACGGAAGAAGAGCTGATAACCTTCTATTTAAAGAACAAGATCCTACATGGCGGCGGCAGCACATCATCAACTGCACTGCTGCAACATATCGATCGAGTCATACCCCAACTCCATGTTTATGATTTCTATCCCTGGGATCTCCCTC AATATGCAGGAGAGCGTTGTCAAGGAGACCCCGAACAATGGTTCTTTTTCATTCCTAGACAAGAGAAAGAAGCAAGAGGGGGACGACCATCCCGCCTCACAAGTTCTGGCTACTGGAAGGCCACTGGATCTCCAAGCTTCGTTTACTCATCGAGTAATCGGGCCATTGGGATCAAAAGAACCATGGTTTTCTACAATGGTAGAGCTCCCACCGGGACAAAGACTACATGGAAGATGAATGAATACAAGGCTTTTCAAGAAAGTACCATTGTCTCCACAAACACTAACCAAAAACCTGAG CTAATGGAAGAATTTAGTTTGTGCCGAGTATATGTGAGATCAAATTCTTTGAGGGCTTTTGACAGAAGGCCTGGAGTAGCGATGATGAACGAGCAACTACTAGTTCCGCAACTCATTCAAAACAACGACGAACATCATGCAACCACATCGACTTCTTCTATCCCTCCCTCCGTATTGGAAAGGACAATGAGTTCGTCTGATCACAGCTATAACTCATCAGAGGACCAAACTATTGATCATTCTCACTTGCCAATGGAGAGTACTGTTGATCAATCTTCGTGGGACTGGGAAGATATTAAAAGATGGTTTTAA
- the LOC122581505 gene encoding beta-fructofuranosidase, insoluble isoenzyme 3-like has protein sequence MYYKGLYHFFYQSNPNGSVWGNVVWAHSVSEDLINWTPLDPAIEPSKPFDKYGCWSGSATVLPDEKPVILYTGVIDMNPEPGYQVQNYAIPEDYSDPFLKKWIKPDDNPIIKPTKENVSAFRDPTTAWRLNDQWEMTIGSKVKDEVETRKLC, from the coding sequence ATGTATTACAAAGGATTATACCATTTTTTCTACCAATCCAATCCAAATGGTTCTGTTTGGGGTAACGTTGTATGGGCCCATTCGGTATCGGAAGACCTAATCAACTGGACCCCACTAGATCCAGCAATCGAACCATCGAAACCATTCGATAAGTACGGTTGTTGGTCGGGGTCCGCTACGGTCCTTCCAGATGAGAAACCGGTCATTTTGTACACTGGAGTAATAGATATGAACCCTGAACCGGGTTATCAAGTCCAAAACTATGCAATACCTGAAGACTATTCGGACCCGTTCCTAAAGAAATGGATCAAACCGGACGATAATCCCATCATAAAACCAACCAAAGAGAATGTGTCTGCTTTTCGTGACCCCACAACGGCTTGGAGGCTCAACGATCAATGGGAAATGACTATCGGTAGTAAGGTAAAAGATGAAGTTGAAACTAGAAAATTATGTTAA
- the LOC122581649 gene encoding acetylglutamate kinase, chloroplastic-like, which translates to MLVAKALFSGPSSIPQSSKLLKPSIKPLQNPSRFSSVCVKSSSQSVLTETLSTAPAKTRVKILSEALPFIQKFRGKTVVVKYGGAAMKSEALQSSVIADLVLLSCIGLRIVFVHGGGPEINQWLNRLGIQPNFLNGLRVTDASTMEIVSMVLVGKVNKQLVSLINKAGGTAVGLCGTDGRIFTPIPSANAAQLGFVGEISSVDTSVLRPLINDNLIPVIASVAADGTGQSYNINADTAAGELAAALGAEKLLLLTDVAGILENKEDPDSLVKEIDVKGIKKMMEDGKIAGGMIPKVNCCVKSLAQGVKTASIIDGRLEHSLLLEILTDEGAGTMITG; encoded by the coding sequence ATGCTGGTAGCAAAAGCCCTTTTTTCGGGTCCGTCGTCTATCCCACAAAGCTCAAAACTTTTAAAACCTAGCATCAAACCGTTACAAAACCCGTCAAGATTCTCGTCGGTTTGTGTCAAGTCATCGTCTCAATCCGTTTTGACGGAAACTTTATCGACCGCCCCTGCAAAAACCCGGGTCAAAATCCTTTCTGAAGCCCTGCCATTTATCCAGAAGTTTAGAGGAAAGACTGTTGTGGTGAAATATGGCGGTGCAGCGATGAAATCTGAAGCGCTGCAGTCGTCAGTTATTGCTGATTTGGTGCTTCTTTCTTGCATTGGTCTTAGAATTGTGTTTGTTCATGGGGGTGGGCCTGAAATTAATCAATGGCTAAATAGGTTAGGAATTCAGCCTAATTTTCTTAACGGGTTACGTGTAACGGATGCTTCGACTATGGAGATTGTGTCGATGGTTTTGGTTGGGAAGGTTAATAAACAGTTGGTTAGTTTGATTAATAAAGCTGGTGGGACCGCAGTTGGGTTATGTGGAACTGATGGAAGGATATTTACGCCTATTCCTTCTGCGAATGCTGCTCAGTTAGGGTTTGTTGGAGAAATTTCAAGCGTGGACACGTCGGTGTTAAGGCCGTTGATTAATGACAATCTGATCCCAGTGATTGCTTCAGTGGCTGCAGATGGGACGGGGCAGTCGTATAATATAAATGCTGATACGGCTGCAGGGGAGCTGGCTGCGGCTTTAGGGGCGGAGAAGTTGCTTTTGTTGACGGATGTGGCTGGGATTCTTGAGAATAAAGAGGATCCCGATAGTTTAGTGAAGGAGATTGATGTGAAAGGAATTAAGAAAATGATGGAGGATGGGAAGATTGCTGGTGGGATGATTCCAAAGGTGAATTGTTGTGTGAAATCATTGGCTCAAGGGGTTAAGACTGCGAGTATTATTGATGGACGATTGGAACACTCTTTGCTTTTGGAGATTCTTACCGATGAAGGGGCTGGAACGATGATTACCGGgtaa
- the LOC122582962 gene encoding uncharacterized protein LOC122582962, whose product MSLQNHISLSILCIKILSVQDTYLLQMEAMDNQNIDEQPPNVNLEDENDNERVTGEGHVDDKKGNRGPKSWVWKHSKGGGMDVVWLSVNPSPAWEHRRQGVGVGNGRKKTGKVHRGERKERGARAQERSHWWLDTWRGERRK is encoded by the exons ATGTCACTCCAAAATCATATATCACTTTCAATACTCTGCATCAAAATCCTCTCTGTTCAAGATACATATCTGCTTCAG atGGAAGCAATGGATAACCAAAATATTGATGAACAGCCACCAAATGTGAATTTAGAGGATGAAAATGATAACGAAAGGGTGACTGGTGAAGGACACGTTGATGACAAGAAAGGAAATCGTGGTCCGAAGTCATGGGTGTGGAAACATTCTAAAGGGGGTGGGATGGATGTGGTGTGGTTATCGGTGAACCCCAGCCCCGCCTGGGAACACCGCCGCCAGGGGGTCGGGGTGGGGAACGGAAGGAAGAAAACGGGGAAGGTTCaccgaggagagagaaaggagcGTGGGGCCCGCGCGCAGGAAAGGAGCCACTGGTGGCTTGACACGTGGCGAGGGGAGCGGAGGAAGTAG
- the LOC122581503 gene encoding uncharacterized protein LOC122581503: protein MASGILDNSSDSPDESNDSSMKFFVNALHFLEDTATSSAPQTRRYTDRHREIDIVRDIEANFPYFQERYDARGRKSFTAIQKCTSAVRQLATGNAPDEYDEYLCMAARTARETLDYFCDAIIRLYSREYLRRPTSHDVARIFEAHELRHHMPGMLGSIDCTHVEWSACPRRLRGQYTRGDHNGPTIMLEITASHDLWIWHAFFGVPGSNNDINVLNQSDLYVTARNGTAPDSSFHVNGRYYKRGYYLSDGIYNKRRPEKMSSELLVSSKRDGRAISPVHIMDPPVQPVFDESVYAELIDEEVHHRLRYDLTEHVWAQDLAYLDD, encoded by the exons ATGGCTTCCGGTATTTTGGATAATTCGAGCGACTCTCCTGACGAGTCAAACGATAGCTCTATGAAATTCTTTGTTAACGCGTTACACTTTCTTGAAGATACGGCAACTTCTAGTGCTCCTCAAACTCGACGGTATACGGACCGGCATCGGGAAATTG ATATCGTGCGCGACATTGAAGCAAACTTCCCGTATTTCCAAGAACGTTACGATGCAAGAGGAAGAAAAAGTTTTACGGCGATACAAAAATGCACATCCGCCGTTAGGCAACTCGCGACGGGTAACGCACCAGACGAGTATGACGAGTATTTGTGCATGGCAGCCAGAACGGCACGAGAGACCCTTGATTATTTTTGTGACGCCATCATTCGGTTGTATAGCCGAGAGTACCTACGCAGGCCGACGTCACACGACGTTGCACGCATCTTCGAGGCCCACGAGCTTCGTCATCATATGCCTgggatgcttggtagcatcgatTGCACACATGTCGAGTGGTCGGCATGTCCTAGACGTTTGAGAGGGCAATACACGAGGGGTGACCACAACGGTCCAACTATTATGCTTGAAATCACCGCGTCAcatgatttgtggatttggcatgcttttttCGGTGTCCCGGggtcgaacaacgacatcaacgtgttGAACCAATCCGATTTGTATGTCACAGCGCGTAACGGAACGGCTCCGGATTCTTCATTCCACGTGAATGGGCGATATTATAAACGTGGCTACTATCTTAGTGATGGGATCTACAACAAGAGGCGGCCAGAAAAGATGTCGAGCGAGCTTTTGGTGTCCTCAAAG AGGGACGGGAGGGCAATCTCACCGGTCCATATAATGGACCCGCCAGTGCAACCGGTGTTCGATGAAAGTGTGTATGCGGAGTTGATTGACGAAGAAGTTCACCATCGCCTTCGATATGATCTTACGGAGCATGTATGGGCTCAAGATTTGGCGTATCTcgatgattag
- the LOC122581504 gene encoding cyclin-dependent kinase F-4-like → MEQFRKIEEIGRGAYGIVWKAINKQTNEVVAIKKLFETYYTIEECINLREVKSLIKMKNHPNIVSLKQIIRQNDTLFLVFEYMERDLYKTIQDRIMKPFKETEIRDMCFQVFKGLAYMHSNGYFHRDIKPGNILVSKDVIKICDLGQAKEINGEPPYTPEVSTLWYRAPEVFLDAPVYNSAVDMWAIGAIMVELFTLEPLFKGDLEIDVMYKICSVLGTPTKSTWDRGLDLARKINYEFPKDFLGVKFSKLLPNASSDVVDLIVLLLLWDPNMRPTAIETLQHPFFDGCYNVPKTVFIKKSTTRSLESGSSGSETIASREDPIKFFTKRVVDPREDSIICSQKIHNLTSKM, encoded by the coding sequence ATGGAACAGTTTCGAAAAATAGAAGAAATCGGACGTGGAGCATATGGTATTGTATGGAAAGCGATAAACAAGCAAACGAATGAAGTAGTTGCGATCAAGAAACTCTTCGAAACCTATTACACAATTGAAGAATGCATCAACTTAAGAGAAGTTAAATCACTCATCAAGATGAAAAATCATCCAAATATCGTGTCGCTTAAACAAATCATCAGACAAAACGATACGTTGTTCTTGGTATTTGAATACATGGAACGTGATCTTTATAAAACTATACAAGATCGAATAATGAAACCTTTTAAAGAAACCGAGATTAGAGACATGTGTTTTCAAGTGTTTAAAGGTCTTGCATATATGCATTCTAATGGATACTTTCATCGTGATATTAAACCGGGGAATATTCTTGTATCTAAAGATGTTATTAAGATTTGTGATCTTGGTCAAGCTAAAGAAATTAATGGTGAACCACCATACACCCCTGAAGTTTCAACTTTGTGGTATCGAGCCCCTGAGGTTTTTCTAGATGCACCGGTTTATAATTCTGCGGTTGATATGTGGGCAATTGGTGCAATCATGGTTGAATTGTTTACTCTCGAGCCGTTGTTTAAAGGTGATTTGGAAATAGATGTGATGTATAAGATTTGTAGCGTGTTAGGAACCCCGACGAAAAGTACTTGGGACAGAGGACTTGATCTTGctagaaaaataaattatgaGTTTCCGAAAGATTTTCTTGGTGTGAAGTTTTCTAAATTGTTACCAAATGCAAGCTCGGACGTTGTTGATCTTATTGTTTTGCTTCTTTTGTGGGATCCAAATATGAGGCCGACGGCCATAGAGACGCTTCAACATCCTTTCTTCGATGGTTGTTACAATGTCCCCAAAACCGTCTTCATCAAGAAGTCGACGACAAGGAGTTTGGAAAGTGGCTCAAGTGGTTCGGAAACAATAGCATCAAGAGAAGACCCGATCAAGTTCTTTACGAAAAGAGTAGTTGATCCAAGGGAAGATTCAATCATTTGCTCACAGAAAATCCATAATTTGACTTCTAAGATGTAA